The following proteins are co-located in the Solanum pennellii chromosome 1, SPENNV200 genome:
- the LOC107005078 gene encoding beta-amylase 7 isoform X4, with protein MASEMQRYDTNEDDEEMGMDVKEEDDEDEDDEEKNAAMHAIAGFDGVHGSSSSSRFQHHQQYQEQPTPGGSRRCRPLEEKERTKLRERQRRAITAKILAGLRRHGNYNLRVRADINDVISALAREAGWVVLPDGTTFPSRSQPQGTGSAGGTPTTMVTSSSSHIPTQHIPPGSLKGVPSGFQNTDDQSACQMKSVLVPTSSPYDSSSTARSQTSAMVADGLDTQNDPFLVGSADSIDKQVKWVELQSVVEHVVDIHTKLQERDFAGTPYIPVYVMLPLGVINMKSELVDADGLVKQLRVLKSINVDGVMVDCWWGIVEANAPQDYNWNGYKRLFQVVREHKLKIKVVMSFHECGGNIGDDVCIPLPHWVSEIGRSNPDIYFTDRAGRRNPECLSWGIDKERVLRGRTAVEVYFDYMRSFRVEFDEFFEDGIISMVEVGLGPCGELRYPSNPVKHGWRYPGVGEFQCYDQYLLKKLRKAAEARGHSFWARGPDNAGSYNSRPQETGFFCDGGDYDGYYGRFFLNWYSQVLIDHADRVLSLAKLAFDGTCIAAKEFIGGIRQLAMLLN; from the exons ATGGCATCAGAGATGCAGAGATATGATACAAACGAAGATGACGAAGAGATGGGAATGGATgtgaaagaagaagatgatgaggatgaggatgatgaaGAGAAGAATGCTGCCATGCATGCAATAGCAGGTTTTGATGGGGTACATGGATCTAGCAGCAGTAGTAGGTTTCAACACCATCAGCAATATCAGGAGCAACCAACCCCAGGGGGATCCCGTAGATGTAGGCCATTAGAAGAGAAGGAAAGAACAAAGCTTAGGGAGCGACAGCGAAGAGCTATTACTGCGAAGATCTTGGCTGGACTCCGAAGGCATGGGAACTATAACCTTAGAGTTAGGGCCGATATCAATGATGTAATTTCTGCTTTGGCAAGGGAAGCAGGTTGGGTTGTTCTTCCAGATGGAACCACCTTTCCCTCAAGATCACAACCACAG GGCACAGGTTCTGCTGGTGGAACACCCACCACAATGGTGACTTCATCATCTTCACATATACCTACACAACATATTCCACCTGGTTCGTTGAAAGGTGTGCCTTCTGGGTTTCAGAACACAGATGATCAGAGTGCCTGTCAAATGAAAAGTGTTCTTGTTCCTACTTCATCCCCTTATGATTCATCATCCACTGCGCGATCACAAACTTCAGCCATGGTGGCAGATGGACTAGACACACAAAATGACCCATTTCTTGTAGGGTCTGCGGATTCAATCGACAAGCAGGTGAAATGGGTAGAGCTTCAATCTGTTGTAGAACAT GTTGTTGACATCCACACAAAACTACAGGAGCGTGATTTTGCTGGGACACCCTACATTCCTGTTTATGTTATGCTACCT TTAGGAGTTATTAATATGAAGTCTGAGCTTGTTGATGCGGATGGTCTAGTAAAGCAGTTGAGAGTGCTAAAATCAATAAATGTTGATGGTGTGATGGTGGATTGCTGGTGGGGCATAGTAGAGGCAAATGCTCCACAGGATTATAACTGGAATGGATATAAACGGCTTTTTCAAGTTGTGAGGGAGcataaactcaaaataaag GTTGTGATGTCTTTCCACGAATGTGGAGGTAACATTGGTGATGATGTTTGCATTCCACTGCCTCACTGGGTATCCGAAATCGGTCGAAGCAATCCTGATATATACTTTACAGACAGAGCAGGACGACGGAACCCTGAATGTCTCTCATGGGGAATAGACAAAGAACGAGTTTTGCGAGGCCGCACCGCTGTAGAG GTCTACTTTGATTATATGAGAAGCTTTCGAGTTGAATTTGATGAGTTCTTTGAGGATGGTATTATTTCCATGGTTGAAGTTGGACTAGGACCATGTGGGGAGCTAAGATATCCCTCTAATCCTGTAAAGCATGGGTGGAGGTATCCTGGAGTTGGTGAATTCCAG TGTTATGACCAGTATCTGCTGAAAAAACTGCGGAAGGCAGCTGAAGCAAGAGGACACTCATTCTGGGCACGAGGACCCGATAATGCTGGTTCTTACAATTCACGGCCACAAGAGACTGGATTTTTTTGTGACGGGGGTGATTATGATGGGTATTATGGTAGGTTTTTCCTGAATTGGTACTCTCAAGTTCTGATTGACCATGCAGATCGCGTGCTTTCTTTGGCCAAGTTAGCTTTTGATGGGACATGCATTGCTGCAAAG